The proteins below are encoded in one region of Erinaceus europaeus chromosome 15, mEriEur2.1, whole genome shotgun sequence:
- the TGFB1I1 gene encoding transforming growth factor beta-1-induced transcript 1 protein, translating to MEDLDALLSDLETTTSHMPRSGAPKEPLMSPLSYGHQPQTGSGDAPGSTGDKDHLYSTVCKPRSPKPVAPAAPPFSSSSGVLGTGLCELDRLLQELNATQFNITDEIMSQFPLSKEAAGEPKEEPSEDKKKPSPPPSPSPAHPKPSATSATQELDRLMASLSDFRVQNHLPASGPAQSPVPSSANEGSPSPPGPADEGSLDTMLGLLQSDLSRRGVPTQAKGLCGSCNKPIAGQVVTALGRAWHPEHFLCGGCSAELGGSSFFEKDGGPFCPECYFERFSPRCGLCNQPIRHKMVTALGTHWHPEHFCCVSCGEPFGDEGFHEREGRPYCRRDFLQLFAPRCQGCQGPILDNYISALSALWHPDCFVCRECFAPFSGGSFFEHEGRPLCENHFHARRGSLCATCGLPVTGRCVSALGRRFHPDHFTCTFCLRPLTKGSFQERAAKPYCQPCFLKLFG from the exons ATGGAGGACCTGG ACGCCCTGCTTTCTGACCTGGAGACCACCACTTCGCACATGCCGAGGTCGGGGGCTCCAAAAGAGCCCCTCATGTCTCCCCTGTCCTATGGCCACCAGCCACAG ACTGGATCCGGGGACGCTCCAGGAAGCACTGGGGACAAGGACCACTTGtacag TACGGTGTGCAAGCCTCGCTCCCCAAAGCCTGTGGCCCCTGCGgcacctcccttctcctcctccagcgGGGTCCTGGGCACCGGGCTCTGCGAGCTCGATCGACTGCTTCAGGAACTGAATGCTACTCAGTTCAACATCACAG ATGAAATCATGTCTCAGTTCCCATTGAGCAAGGAAGCTGCAGGGGAGCCTAAGGAGGAGCCTTCAGAAGACAAGAAAAAGCCCAGCCC ACCCCCCAGCCCATCCCCTGCCCACCCAAAGCCTTCAGCCACCTCTGCCACCCAGGAGCTGGATAGACTGATGGCCTCACTCTCTGACTTCCGTGTCCAGAATCAT CTGCCTGCCTCTGGGCCAGCCCAGTCACCAGTGCCGAGCTCAGCAAATGAgggctccccatccccaccaggcCCAGCTGACGAGGGCAGCCTGGACACCATGTTGGGGCTGCTGCAGTCCGACCTCAGCCGCCGGGGTGTGCCCACCCAGGCCAAGGGCCTCTGTGGCTCCTGCAATAAACCCATTGCTGGGCAG GTGGTGACCGCGCTGGGCCGGGCCTGGCACCCCGAGCACTTCCTGTGCGGCGGCTGCTCCGCGGAGCTGGGCGGCAGCAGCTTCTTCGAAAAGGACGGAGGCCCCTTCTGCCCCGAGTGCTACTTCGAGCGCTTCTCCCCGCGCTGCGGCCTCTGCAACCAGCCCATCCGACAC AAGATGGTCACCGCCTTGGGCACCCACTGGCACCCGGAGCACTTCTGCTGCGTCAGTTGCGGGGAGCCCTTCGGAGATGAGG GTTTCCACGAGCGCGAGGGCCGCCCCTACTGCCGCCGGGACTTCCTGCAACTATTCGCCCCGCGCTGCCAGGGCTGCCAGGGTCCCATCCTGGACAACTACATCTCGGCGCTCAGCGCACTCTGGCACCCGGACTGCTTCGTCTGTAGG gaGTGCTTCGCGCCCTTCTCAGGAGGCAGCTTCTTCGAGCACGAGGGCCGCCCGCTGTGCGAGAACCACTTCCACGCGCGGCGCGGGTCCCTGTGCGCCACCTGCGGGCTCCCGGTGACCGGGCGCTGCGTTTCTGCGCTGGGCCGCCGCTTCCACCCCGACCACTTCACCTGCACCTTCTGCCTGCGCCCGCTCACCAAGGGCTCCTTCCAGGAGCGCGCCGCCAAGCCCTACTGCCAGCCCTGCTTCCTCAAGCTCTTCGGCTGA